A single genomic interval of Gopherus evgoodei ecotype Sinaloan lineage chromosome 11, rGopEvg1_v1.p, whole genome shotgun sequence harbors:
- the NEUROD1 gene encoding neurogenic differentiation factor 1 produces MTKSYSESGLMGEPQPQGPPSWTDECLSSQDEEHEADKKEEDLEAMQAENEEDSLRNGEEEDEDDDLEEEEEEEEEEEDDDQKPKRRGPKKKKMTKARMERFKLRRMKANARERNRMHGLNAALDNLRKVVPCYSKTQKLSKIETLRLAKNYIWALSEILRSGKSPDLVSFVQTLCKGLSQPTTNLVAGCLQLNPRTFLPEQSQDMPPHMQPASASFPVHPYAYQSPGLPSPPYGTMDSSHIFHMKPPHSFGAALEPFFDSTLTDCTSPSFDGPLSPPLSINGNFSFKHEPSNEFDKNYAFTMHYPAATLAGASGHGSIFSGSASRCEIPIDNIMPYESHSHHERVMSAQLNAIFHD; encoded by the coding sequence ATGACCAAATCGTACAGTGAGAGCGGGCTGATgggggagccccagccccagggtccCCCGAGCTGGACTGATGAGTGCCTCAGCTCTCAGGACGAGGAACACGAGGCAGACAAGAAGGAGGAAGATCTCGAAGCCATGCAAGCCGAGAACGAAGAGGACTCGCTGAGAAACggcgaggaggaggatgaagacgATGActtagaggaagaggaggaagaagaggaagaggaagaagacgATGATCAAAAGCCTAAGAGACGGGGTcccaagaagaagaagatgacGAAAGCGCGCATGGAGAGGTTCAAGCTGAGGCGCATGAAGGCTAATGCCCGGGAGCGGAACCGCATGCACGGGCTGAACGCGGCTCTGGACAACTTGCGCAAGGTGGTGCCCTGTTACTCCAAGACGCAGAAGCTCTCGAAGATCGAGACCCTGCGCTTGGCCAAGAACTACATCTGGGCGCTCTCCGAGATCCTGCGCTCCGGCAAGAGCCCGGACCTCGTGTCATTTGTACAGACCCTGTGCAAGGGTTTGTCCCAACCCACTACCAACTTAGTAGCCGGCTGCCTCCAGCTCAACCCCAGGACTTTCCTTCCGGAGCAGAGCCAAGACATGCCGCCCCATATGCAGCCGGCCAGTGCTTCCTTCCCCGTGCACCCTTACGCCTACCAGTCCCCGGGTCTTCCCAGTCCGCCCTATGGCACCATGGACAGCTCCCATATCTTCCACATGAAGCCTCCGCACTCGTTTGGGGCTGCTCTGGAGCCATTTTTCGATAGCACCCTCACTGATTGCACCAGCCCTTCCTTTGACGGACCCCTCAGCCCGCCCCTCAGCATCAACGGGAACTTCTCTTTCAAACATGAACCTTCCAACGAGTTTGATAAAAATTATGCCTTTACCATGCACTATCCCGCAGCTACTCTGGCAGGAGCCTCAGGCCACGGATCAATCTTCTCTGGCTCTGCCTCTCGCTGTGAGATCCCCATAGACAACATTATGCCCTATGAGAGCCATTCCCATCACGAACGAGTCATGAGTGCCCAGCTCAATGCCATCTTTCACGATTAA